The region CGTTGCGGTTGCAGGTTGAAAAACCTCTCACCGCAGAGCGAAATGTCTACTCATCTGGATATCCAAGCAAGGTTTCAGAAATAGAACGGAAGCTGCGTTGCAACATTGGCGAAGGGAGCCGGGTCGCAAGACTCGTGTCACC is a window of Gammaproteobacteria bacterium DNA encoding:
- a CDS encoding hypothetical protein (Evidence 5 : Unknown function), which produces MALALVSTRQRGDEREAVLTEVALRLQVEKPLTAERNVYSSGYPSKVSEIERKLRCNIGEGSRVARLVSPDP